In Limnohabitans sp. INBF002, one genomic interval encodes:
- a CDS encoding flagellar hook-basal body complex protein — protein MSFYTSLTGLNAATAQLGVTSNNIANVSTTGFKRSRTDFGDIFATSPLQKASATIGQGVSLKRVVQEFGQGNMMFSSNTLDLAISGDGFFPLKSQDGFQDIFTRNGVFMMNDQYNVVNSAGQRLMAASVDSSGKANLDDMNVLTIPQKTTGMAKQTSKVSLGLNFPADAEVITKDFNRNDPDTYNKSTALTVYDAGGNSYLASVYYVKTQNASQETPNNKWQTYVYVGDKLVNASLQQATNTLGEDMYVNKYGELKAKSDFKTPEEIAELNSSFSKKTIKFSLDNLTDIRTSQPAAVTAGIATDLGTGSNDGVDFANYLNVSKSDLLRQQGSSAVTYPVDSTTVGARDITFGPAAARVTVNIPANGTTAPTLAEVVTALNNNSSFASTYVAQAASPTGTISSVNFGAASTPTNPFASFGVNVGGQQFDLTGLTSTLTSSTFAAELQTKLRAADGGRSDISVSLASGSLVVTDAAKRNITGMELTKISTAATDVSVGSEPVYGNTVLRITALDPNVTAAEINDTSTGVVVQQNSVTLTGSNQATPYTRAKVSYTFAGAPTVFKASFGPTSAPITVEGTSGTDLADNLNKNATFSADYVASYSGTALTLTAKDPSNANASSISGAVKLYSNTAAAPTTFTEINNPGTTAGTNNPVLANGVASILDTTKKSVDDLKNLFSVNIDNAIDPVIVGLDHLLESMSHLSTSQSKKLSGAQIADELTNVISRAYGDEKPFNFSTVGTPTFKLSLTKSNKTVLPDLPIDLSGSKDMRSEDLVREVQSQIDGNSQYSGLVDVTYDTQAQKLVFTPTDNAKVTVSSEQSAMDLSDPLVQGVNDSSVGLTLSPSVSTSPYRALNEQRYGMKVEYDSVKQTFVFKSGTTGDNSGIAITNIRPGSLATQTSKGLGMTGDPANYTVAPSTIDALRGITSKPAVLTGNPLAVNVDNNFSVDSTNNQFVVSVNGITGTVVVPPKDTYTLGTFMEALQNGINNLQSQSKNGLTAESVNGVKVSYNSASSSLEFTTGTASTDSYIKVTGDARWGLDGLDAQFGTTTTWIKPTAFKDEKGATVYIDGFGAESSTATGFDTLPAWSPVYFDKGELTFDTAGNLVSPKQGAQLDTVYLPNGKGALTINIDYSKSTQFASPFSVLSQSQDGAPEGDLVGLAIADDGLVSASFSNGAQKSLGKVVLVNFSNPSGLRQIGDTNYYKTSDSGTPKYGEAGSAGFGTVRSGATERANVDLTQELVDLITEQRNFQANAKAMETSTSMTQTIIQIRN, from the coding sequence ATGTCTTTTTATACCTCTCTCACTGGTTTGAACGCCGCCACCGCACAGCTGGGCGTGACGTCCAACAACATTGCCAACGTGAGCACGACAGGCTTTAAGCGCAGCCGTACAGACTTTGGCGACATTTTTGCGACATCCCCTTTGCAAAAAGCATCGGCCACGATTGGTCAAGGTGTGTCGTTGAAGCGCGTGGTGCAAGAGTTTGGTCAGGGCAACATGATGTTCTCGTCCAACACCTTGGACTTGGCGATCAGTGGTGACGGTTTCTTCCCGCTCAAGTCGCAAGACGGTTTCCAAGACATCTTCACGCGTAACGGTGTGTTCATGATGAACGACCAATACAACGTGGTGAACTCAGCAGGTCAGCGTTTGATGGCGGCGTCAGTTGACTCGTCCGGCAAAGCGAACTTGGATGACATGAACGTGTTGACCATCCCGCAAAAAACCACCGGCATGGCCAAACAAACCAGCAAGGTGTCTTTGGGCTTGAACTTTCCTGCAGATGCCGAGGTGATTACCAAGGACTTCAACCGCAACGACCCCGACACCTACAACAAGAGCACCGCGCTGACCGTGTATGACGCGGGTGGTAACTCTTACTTGGCCTCCGTCTACTACGTGAAGACACAAAACGCGAGCCAAGAAACCCCCAACAACAAATGGCAAACCTATGTGTATGTCGGTGACAAGCTGGTCAACGCCTCGTTGCAGCAAGCCACCAACACCTTGGGTGAAGACATGTATGTCAACAAATACGGCGAACTCAAGGCCAAGAGCGACTTTAAGACGCCAGAAGAAATTGCTGAATTGAACAGCAGCTTCTCTAAGAAAACCATCAAGTTCTCGTTGGACAACTTGACCGACATTCGCACCTCGCAACCCGCTGCTGTGACAGCTGGCATTGCCACTGATTTGGGCACCGGCTCTAACGATGGCGTTGACTTTGCCAACTATTTGAATGTCAGCAAGTCTGACCTCTTGCGCCAACAGGGCAGCAGTGCGGTGACTTACCCCGTGGACTCAACCACGGTCGGTGCACGCGACATCACCTTCGGCCCTGCGGCTGCACGTGTGACGGTCAACATTCCTGCAAACGGCACCACTGCGCCCACGCTGGCTGAAGTGGTCACGGCCTTGAACAACAACTCTAGCTTTGCCTCCACCTACGTGGCGCAAGCTGCGTCACCCACGGGAACGATCAGCAGCGTGAACTTTGGCGCCGCCTCGACACCTACCAACCCATTCGCAAGCTTTGGCGTGAATGTGGGTGGTCAGCAGTTTGATTTGACGGGCTTGACCAGCACACTGACCTCTTCCACGTTTGCCGCTGAATTGCAAACCAAATTGCGTGCGGCAGATGGTGGCCGCTCTGATATTTCTGTGAGCTTGGCCTCTGGCTCCTTGGTCGTGACAGACGCTGCAAAGCGCAACATCACCGGCATGGAACTGACCAAAATCTCCACAGCAGCGACCGACGTGTCGGTGGGTTCAGAGCCTGTTTATGGCAACACAGTGCTCCGCATCACCGCGCTTGATCCCAATGTGACGGCCGCTGAAATCAACGACACCAGCACGGGTGTGGTGGTTCAACAAAACTCGGTCACCCTCACAGGCTCCAACCAAGCCACACCGTACACACGCGCCAAGGTGAGCTACACCTTTGCAGGTGCGCCCACCGTTTTCAAAGCCAGCTTTGGCCCCACCTCGGCACCCATCACAGTGGAAGGTACCAGCGGTACGGACTTGGCCGATAACTTGAACAAGAACGCCACCTTCTCTGCCGACTACGTGGCCAGCTACTCGGGAACTGCGCTGACCTTGACAGCCAAAGACCCCAGCAACGCCAACGCATCCTCTATTTCGGGTGCAGTGAAGCTGTACTCAAACACCGCAGCGGCGCCCACCACGTTCACTGAGATTAACAATCCCGGAACCACAGCAGGAACCAACAACCCTGTCTTGGCCAACGGCGTGGCATCCATTTTGGACACCACCAAGAAAAGCGTTGACGATCTGAAGAACCTCTTTTCGGTGAACATCGACAACGCGATTGACCCTGTGATCGTCGGCCTCGATCACCTGTTGGAGTCCATGAGCCATTTGTCTACATCGCAGAGCAAAAAGCTCTCCGGTGCTCAAATTGCGGATGAATTGACCAACGTCATCAGCCGTGCGTATGGCGATGAAAAACCATTCAACTTCTCCACCGTCGGCACGCCAACGTTTAAGTTGTCACTGACCAAATCCAACAAAACGGTGTTGCCAGATTTGCCGATCGACTTGTCTGGTTCTAAAGACATGCGCAGCGAAGATTTGGTGCGCGAAGTGCAGTCTCAAATTGACGGTAACTCGCAGTACAGCGGTTTGGTCGATGTGACTTACGACACGCAAGCCCAAAAACTGGTGTTCACACCCACCGACAACGCCAAGGTCACGGTGTCCAGCGAGCAGTCCGCCATGGACTTGAGCGACCCCTTGGTGCAAGGTGTCAACGATTCTTCTGTGGGCTTGACCTTGTCGCCTTCTGTGTCCACGTCGCCTTACCGTGCGTTGAACGAGCAGCGCTACGGCATGAAAGTCGAGTACGACTCGGTCAAACAAACCTTTGTGTTTAAGTCTGGCACCACGGGTGACAACTCTGGCATTGCGATCACCAACATTCGTCCTGGTAGTTTGGCAACCCAAACCTCCAAAGGCTTGGGCATGACCGGTGACCCTGCCAACTACACCGTGGCACCTTCGACCATTGATGCTTTGCGCGGTATCACCTCCAAGCCAGCCGTGTTGACAGGCAACCCCTTGGCTGTGAACGTGGACAACAACTTCTCTGTGGACAGCACCAACAACCAGTTCGTGGTGTCGGTCAATGGCATCACCGGCACGGTGGTGGTTCCGCCTAAAGATACCTACACCTTGGGCACCTTCATGGAAGCGCTGCAAAACGGTATCAACAACTTGCAGAGCCAGTCTAAAAACGGCCTGACGGCTGAGTCTGTCAACGGCGTCAAGGTCAGCTACAACAGCGCCTCTAGCTCTTTAGAGTTCACCACCGGCACGGCCTCCACTGACTCGTACATCAAAGTCACCGGCGATGCACGTTGGGGCTTGGACGGTTTGGACGCTCAGTTCGGCACGACCACCACGTGGATCAAGCCCACCGCGTTCAAAGACGAAAAAGGCGCCACGGTCTACATCGACGGCTTCGGTGCCGAGTCATCGACCGCTACTGGCTTTGACACCTTGCCAGCCTGGTCTCCTGTTTACTTTGACAAAGGCGAGCTGACATTTGACACCGCGGGTAACTTGGTGTCACCCAAGCAAGGCGCGCAGTTGGACACGGTGTACTTGCCAAACGGTAAGGGCGCTTTGACCATCAACATCGACTACTCCAAATCCACGCAGTTTGCGTCACCGTTCTCGGTGCTGTCGCAGTCGCAAGACGGCGCACCCGAAGGTGACTTGGTCGGTTTGGCGATTGCCGATGACGGCTTGGTTTCTGCCAGCTTCTCCAACGGCGCACAAAAGTCTTTGGGCAAAGTGGTGTTGGTCAACTTCTCTAACCCGTCTGGCTTGCGTCAGATCGGTGACACCAACTACTACAAGACGTCTGACTCAGGCACACCGAAATACGGTGAAGCCGGTTCGGCTGGTTTCGGTACGGTGCGCTCAGGCGCGACCGAACGTGCCAACGTGGACTTGACCCAAGAATTGGTGGACTTGATCACCGAGCAGCGTAACTTCCAAGCCAACGCCAAGGCCATGGAAACCAGCACCTCGATGACGCAAACCATCATTCAGATCCGTAACTAA
- a CDS encoding flagellar basal body rod C-terminal domain-containing protein, giving the protein MDRLSFNAMAAINEDRLIRQQLSNDIANVTTVGFKQTFEATIQPHQAVGEGFDSRLQPRLYTTDRVRLDAGPLMVTGRDLDVSLNNKTVLGVTGNDGKLAFTRRGDLRVNPNGVLETGSGHMVQSQDGGPITIPVGSRINITKTGEIFASDPTQQGIPQEQLVGSLMLRDASTTNLIKREDGLFRVDEKPLGTDFATGPEPVSLTPQALEGSSVNPMASMVKLIEQSRSFEHQVRLIKESKSNDESGASMMKVS; this is encoded by the coding sequence ATGGACCGTTTATCTTTCAACGCGATGGCCGCGATCAACGAAGACCGTTTGATCCGGCAGCAGTTGTCCAACGACATCGCCAACGTCACCACCGTCGGTTTCAAGCAAACCTTCGAAGCCACCATCCAACCGCACCAAGCGGTGGGTGAGGGCTTTGATTCACGCTTGCAGCCCCGTCTGTACACCACAGACCGCGTGCGCTTGGATGCCGGTCCTTTGATGGTCACAGGCCGTGACCTGGATGTCTCTTTGAACAACAAAACCGTCCTTGGCGTGACCGGCAATGACGGAAAACTGGCATTTACTCGCCGCGGTGACCTGCGCGTCAACCCCAACGGCGTGTTGGAAACCGGTTCGGGCCACATGGTGCAAAGCCAAGATGGCGGCCCCATCACCATTCCCGTGGGCTCACGCATCAACATCACCAAAACAGGCGAAATCTTCGCCTCAGACCCCACCCAGCAAGGCATTCCACAGGAACAGCTGGTGGGCAGCCTGATGCTGCGCGATGCCAGCACCACGAACTTGATCAAACGCGAAGACGGTTTGTTTCGGGTTGACGAAAAACCACTTGGCACGGACTTTGCAACTGGTCCTGAGCCAGTTTCTTTGACACCGCAGGCTTTAGAAGGCAGCAGTGTCAATCCAATGGCATCGATGGTGAAGCTGATTGAACAGAGCCGCTCGTTTGAGCACCAGGTTCGGTTGATCAAAGAAAGCAAATCCAACGATGAGTCGGGCGCCTCCATGATGAAGGTGTCCTGA
- the flgG gene encoding flagellar basal-body rod protein FlgG, producing MDASLWVAKTGLDAQQTRMNVISNNLANVSTTGFKRDRAVFEDLLYQNVKQPGGQTTNNTLSPTGLMLGTGVKINATEKLHLQGNLINTQSPLDLAIMGGGMFQIQMPDGTTSYSRDGNFKISNTGQIVTASGFPLIPNITIPENAASVTFGQDGTVSAEIVAGGGSQNIGQIQIARFVNPSGLKPIGNNLFEASQASGVAQVLTPGLNGAGALKQGSLEASNVNVVEEMVNMIETQRAYEMNSKSISAVDGMLKFLNQNI from the coding sequence ATGGATGCATCATTGTGGGTAGCCAAAACCGGTCTTGACGCGCAGCAGACGCGCATGAACGTCATTTCGAACAACTTGGCCAACGTGAGCACGACTGGCTTTAAACGCGACCGTGCCGTTTTTGAAGACTTGCTCTATCAAAACGTCAAGCAACCCGGTGGTCAAACCACCAACAACACCTTGTCACCCACGGGCTTGATGCTCGGTACCGGTGTGAAGATCAATGCCACTGAAAAACTGCACTTGCAGGGCAACTTGATCAACACCCAATCGCCTTTGGACTTGGCGATCATGGGTGGTGGCATGTTCCAGATTCAAATGCCGGACGGCACCACGTCGTACAGCCGTGACGGTAACTTCAAGATCAGCAACACCGGCCAGATCGTGACAGCGTCTGGCTTTCCGCTGATTCCCAACATCACCATCCCCGAGAACGCAGCCAGCGTGACCTTTGGTCAAGACGGCACCGTGTCCGCCGAAATCGTGGCTGGTGGTGGCTCTCAGAACATTGGCCAAATTCAAATTGCGCGTTTTGTGAACCCAAGCGGCTTGAAGCCGATTGGCAACAACTTGTTTGAAGCCTCACAAGCCAGCGGTGTGGCCCAGGTGCTCACACCTGGCCTCAATGGCGCGGGCGCTTTGAAGCAAGGCTCGCTCGAAGCCTCTAACGTGAACGTGGTGGAAGAGATGGTCAACATGATCGAAACCCAGCGCGCTTACGAGATGAACTCCAAGTCCATCTCTGCCGTGGACGGCATGCTCAAGTTCTTGAACCAAAACATCTGA
- a CDS encoding flagellar basal body L-ring protein FlgH, which produces MTTLRALSVIGLVVALQGCATEPVDMVLRPSPEFQPVYPLASDRQKVATGGIYSNRQSDAWFGRGRNYQVGDIITVLLNESTQAARTQNTDVSRESKNSLPSGFNTKIGNMSPFLSGIDVNANNNSSKGAGKADQQASLSGSVAVTVVEILANGNLMVRGEKKLGLSEGTEVIQVSGVIRPEDVGPNSTVQSRRLANAQIAYRGSGDLANATKAGWGTSLMHKYWPF; this is translated from the coding sequence ATGACAACATTGCGTGCTTTATCCGTCATCGGTCTCGTGGTTGCCTTGCAAGGCTGCGCCACCGAGCCCGTCGACATGGTGTTGCGACCTTCGCCTGAATTCCAACCGGTGTACCCGTTGGCCAGCGACCGGCAAAAAGTTGCCACCGGCGGCATTTACAGCAACCGGCAAAGTGATGCCTGGTTCGGCCGTGGCCGCAATTACCAGGTGGGCGACATCATCACCGTGTTGTTGAACGAATCCACACAAGCCGCACGCACACAAAACACAGACGTGAGCCGTGAGTCTAAAAACTCATTGCCCTCTGGCTTCAACACCAAGATTGGCAACATGTCGCCTTTCTTGAGCGGCATTGACGTCAACGCCAACAACAACAGCAGCAAAGGCGCAGGCAAAGCCGACCAACAAGCCTCGTTGTCCGGCTCAGTGGCTGTGACCGTGGTTGAAATTTTGGCCAACGGCAACTTGATGGTCCGTGGCGAGAAAAAACTAGGCCTCTCTGAAGGCACCGAAGTCATTCAAGTCTCAGGCGTGATTCGCCCTGAAGACGTGGGCCCCAACAGCACCGTGCAATCACGCCGTTTGGCCAATGCACAAATCGCCTACCGCGGTTCAGGTGACTTGGCCAATGCCACCAAAGCAGGCTGGGGTACCAGCTTGATGCACAAGTACTGGCCTTTCTAA
- a CDS encoding flagellar basal body P-ring protein FlgI — protein MKNFSSFLRVCVTSLCVLATGAAQADRVKDLATLAAQRPNQLIGYGLVVGLQGTGDDASVPFTTQSMKAMLSQMGVRIDGPLTDFETAATAARVDIKNTAAVLVTADLPGFSKPGQRIDINVSAIGKASSLRGGSLIMTAMRGVDGEIYALAQGALTATGIDVSAAGSKVQIGVPTSARIPGGAIVERIVDTPFESAENVIYNIRENDFSTTTAIVNAINKKFGGDVAQAIDGVSVSVRAPQNLNQRVAFMSMIEALEVTPGEPPARVVINSRTGTVVINRSVRVTAAAVSHGTISVAITATNEVSQPNMLAGGQTTEVQNADIKVAEPNKPMFLFQPGVELRQIVDAVNQVGATPSALIAILEALKSSGSLRAELVII, from the coding sequence ATGAAAAACTTTTCCTCTTTCTTGCGCGTTTGCGTGACCAGCCTGTGCGTCTTGGCCACCGGTGCTGCACAAGCTGACCGCGTCAAAGACTTGGCCACGCTGGCTGCCCAACGCCCCAACCAATTGATTGGTTACGGTTTGGTGGTCGGCTTGCAAGGCACAGGCGATGACGCCTCGGTGCCGTTCACCACGCAAAGCATGAAAGCGATGCTCTCGCAAATGGGTGTGCGCATTGACGGTCCTTTGACCGACTTTGAAACAGCCGCCACTGCCGCGCGTGTGGACATCAAAAACACCGCCGCCGTGTTGGTGACGGCTGACTTGCCTGGTTTTTCCAAACCTGGTCAACGCATTGACATCAACGTGTCTGCGATTGGTAAAGCCTCTAGCTTGCGTGGCGGTAGCCTCATCATGACGGCCATGCGCGGTGTGGACGGCGAAATTTACGCTTTGGCACAAGGCGCTTTGACGGCCACAGGCATTGATGTCAGTGCCGCTGGCTCTAAGGTGCAAATTGGTGTGCCTACCTCAGCCCGTATTCCTGGCGGCGCGATTGTGGAGCGCATTGTGGACACGCCGTTCGAGTCTGCTGAAAACGTGATCTACAACATCCGTGAAAACGATTTCTCCACCACGACGGCCATCGTCAACGCGATCAATAAAAAATTTGGTGGCGATGTGGCACAAGCCATTGATGGTGTGTCGGTATCGGTACGAGCCCCCCAAAACTTGAACCAACGTGTCGCATTCATGAGCATGATCGAGGCCCTAGAGGTCACGCCCGGTGAGCCGCCTGCACGCGTGGTCATCAACTCACGCACAGGCACGGTGGTGATTAACCGCTCGGTGCGCGTCACGGCGGCAGCGGTGTCGCACGGCACCATCTCGGTGGCCATCACGGCGACCAACGAAGTGTCACAACCCAACATGCTCGCCGGTGGTCAAACCACCGAAGTGCAAAACGCCGACATCAAAGTGGCTGAGCCGAACAAGCCGATGTTCTTGTTCCAGCCCGGTGTGGAGCTGCGTCAAATTGTGGATGCGGTCAACCAAGTGGGCGCGACGCCCTCTGCTTTGATCGCCATTCTTGAAGCCTTGAAAAGCTCTGGCAGCCTGCGCGCCGAGCTGGTCATCATCTAA
- a CDS encoding rod-binding protein — MSSPVDTSTPRSYTDFTGLGELRGKAQQDQNSALKESSQQFEGLFIQMMLKSMREANEPMKDEENKSHALETFEGMFDKEVSLQMSKRGALGVADFMERAVKQQQAPAPSTDALLKSRSKGMALNPKQQPIPLPTAAELSKGFALEKALPLKSLQEFKAPFSGGRK; from the coding sequence ATGAGCAGCCCCGTCGACACCTCAACGCCTAGGTCCTACACGGACTTCACAGGCCTGGGCGAGTTGCGCGGCAAAGCGCAGCAAGACCAAAACAGCGCGCTGAAAGAATCTTCACAGCAGTTTGAAGGCCTTTTCATCCAAATGATGTTGAAGTCCATGCGTGAGGCCAACGAGCCCATGAAGGACGAAGAAAACAAATCTCACGCCCTCGAAACCTTTGAAGGCATGTTTGACAAAGAAGTCTCTTTGCAAATGTCTAAGCGCGGCGCCTTGGGCGTGGCCGACTTCATGGAACGCGCCGTCAAGCAACAACAAGCACCAGCCCCCAGCACCGATGCGCTGCTGAAATCACGCAGCAAGGGCATGGCGCTGAACCCCAAACAACAGCCAATTCCGCTGCCCACTGCAGCAGAGTTGAGCAAAGGCTTTGCTTTGGAAAAAGCATTGCCTCTCAAGAGCTTGCAAGAGTTCAAGGCCCCTTTCTCTGGAGGCCGTAAATGA